A single genomic interval of Brevibacillus brevis harbors:
- a CDS encoding type I polyketide synthase produces the protein MGDIAIIGMSCRLPGARNYHEYWSNLIEGRSSIREIPKERWDWRDYWGDPKVEYAKTNSKWGGFIDDVDAFDAAFFGISAREAEVMDPQQRMMLELSWSCLEDAGIVPSTLSGSKTGVYIGVFNLDYKELQERPSSLIEAHYSTGTAATVIANRISHFMNLRGPSLSVDSSCSSSLQAIHLAVQSLQTGECSMALAGGVSLILTPTRHISFSRTGMLSPTGSCKTFDDNADGYVRSEGAGLILLKPLALAEKDGDLIYGVIKGSAVNHVGKTHTLTYPNAQAQAEVIEEAFRKAGLTPDQVNYMEAHGTGTPKGDPIEFQGLTLAFQKLEAEMDKPLSHRYCGIGSAKTSIGHAESAAGIAGVIKVLLSMKHKTLPGLQNFKTLNHRVELTGTPFYMVDRPREWEPLLDHNQQPLPRRAGVSSFGFGGTNAHVLIEEAPQRPSRKMAQHGLPCHLFCFSAKSEKSLLLSLETLVAWLDSEGSECEAADLSAALLLRKQHFGIRTAIAAQSVEELKGRLKELLSDREEAQQFLKQEASKIEKTKSALFQELAGLLIRELSECVNDTQKYREKISALAELYVKGYDFDAWALFEGMDLNRLRLPAYAFTKDRYWITGSTPESAIVPTSGSGGIGELHPVLHRNTSDFAGVRYTSVFTGEEFFLAHHVVAGKRVLPGVVYLEMVREAAEQAGRKWLGERKRIVLNRVVWSQPVIVTDSSVEVHVSLSVQNDDSCSFQVYSVSGELEQDRVLHCEGYVSFRSADPATRKQQIQDFLKSGRTPVPSLVCYERMRGMGLHYGPAHQGIEQLYQMDGFIAAKLLLPEPISDTRNHFVLHPSMMDAALQTAVYSYSNAGQTTVGESNKPLLPFTLRELEIIRPCASAAWAIVSQEDAEDSKKAKRLRIDVCDEDGSVCVSIKGFVLRPLEGGFAGGVSVPAKPEASKAYAGLMVPLWDPITPAARKTDAPKLRTVIAGGSAASRDKIWRVIPNAQDVELQVEDDLEVLARKLGQCGEIGHFVWIAPDDSIESAESDAMLAAQHEGVLFLFRIIKVLLMLGYGAKPLKWSVITFQTVQVFQKETIQPAHASLHGLIGSMAKEYPNWSVSFADLEREDAWPIEELIALPPDDRGDVWAYRSREWYRQKMIPAQIPKPEGTSYRKGGVYAVIGGTGGIGEAWSEYMIRQYQANIVWIGRREIDAGIQEKIDRLSKLGPSPCYIQADAKDGKALKLAYESIKSSYGQIHGVIHSAIVLLDQSLANMSEERFAAGLTAKVDVSVRIVQAFGKEPLDFVLFFSSMNSFAKPGGQSNYAAGCTFKDAFAQRLAMEWPCKVKVINWGYWGGTGIVSSEHYQKRMAQAGVGSIEPEEAMDALETLLAGPFDQMMLIKTTKPYPLIDMKHDEWIANYPEQLSSNIQRLISERKRRSASEQEYPVAASSVSVDETADPVLTYLSGLAAEWLQVDFGEIGVDTRLEEYGVDAVVLNEMLTSVNQQYDIDLQPAELSAQASLRQIGSYVREAIRIGADKS, from the coding sequence ATGGGTGATATAGCAATCATCGGGATGTCCTGCAGACTACCTGGAGCGCGGAATTATCATGAATACTGGTCCAATTTGATCGAGGGCCGTTCATCCATCCGGGAAATTCCCAAGGAGCGGTGGGACTGGAGAGACTATTGGGGAGATCCGAAAGTTGAATATGCGAAGACCAACAGCAAATGGGGCGGCTTTATTGACGATGTAGACGCTTTTGATGCCGCGTTCTTCGGCATATCGGCCAGAGAGGCGGAGGTGATGGACCCGCAGCAGCGGATGATGCTTGAGCTTTCCTGGTCGTGTCTTGAAGATGCCGGGATCGTCCCGTCAACGTTATCGGGCAGCAAGACAGGGGTCTATATCGGCGTGTTCAACTTGGATTACAAGGAACTGCAGGAGAGGCCCTCCAGCCTTATTGAAGCTCATTATTCGACGGGAACCGCAGCTACTGTTATCGCGAATCGAATATCCCATTTTATGAATCTGAGAGGGCCCAGCCTTTCAGTGGACAGCTCATGCTCAAGTTCGCTGCAAGCGATTCATTTGGCGGTCCAATCGCTGCAGACCGGTGAATGCAGCATGGCTTTGGCGGGTGGCGTCAGTTTGATCCTGACTCCGACCCGCCATATTTCATTTTCCAGAACCGGCATGCTGTCACCTACGGGCTCCTGTAAAACGTTTGATGATAACGCGGATGGCTATGTCCGCAGTGAAGGCGCCGGTCTTATTTTGCTTAAGCCCTTGGCACTGGCGGAAAAGGATGGCGATTTAATCTATGGCGTCATTAAAGGAAGCGCAGTGAATCATGTCGGCAAGACACACACCTTAACTTATCCGAATGCACAGGCGCAGGCTGAAGTCATCGAGGAGGCGTTCCGCAAAGCGGGTCTAACGCCGGATCAGGTGAATTATATGGAGGCACACGGCACCGGGACGCCTAAAGGCGATCCGATTGAGTTTCAGGGCCTTACGCTTGCGTTTCAAAAACTCGAAGCAGAGATGGATAAGCCGCTTAGTCATCGTTATTGCGGCATTGGTTCAGCCAAAACAAGTATCGGGCATGCCGAATCCGCAGCAGGCATCGCGGGCGTGATTAAAGTGCTGCTTTCCATGAAGCACAAAACACTCCCTGGATTACAAAATTTCAAAACGTTGAACCATCGGGTTGAATTAACCGGGACTCCTTTCTATATGGTGGACCGGCCGCGGGAATGGGAGCCGCTTCTGGATCATAATCAACAGCCGCTTCCGAGAAGAGCCGGCGTAAGCTCGTTCGGCTTCGGAGGGACGAATGCGCATGTGCTGATCGAGGAAGCGCCGCAGCGGCCGTCTCGCAAGATGGCGCAGCATGGATTGCCATGCCATCTATTTTGTTTTTCCGCAAAGTCTGAAAAATCGCTTCTTCTATCGCTAGAGACGTTAGTCGCATGGTTGGACAGCGAAGGAAGCGAGTGCGAAGCCGCGGACCTAAGTGCCGCCTTGCTGTTGCGCAAGCAGCATTTTGGCATTCGTACCGCTATCGCGGCTCAAAGTGTGGAGGAGCTTAAAGGTCGTTTAAAGGAGCTGCTGTCCGACAGGGAAGAAGCACAGCAATTTTTGAAGCAAGAAGCATCCAAAATAGAAAAGACCAAAAGTGCGCTTTTTCAAGAGCTGGCAGGACTACTGATCCGGGAGCTCAGTGAATGTGTGAATGATACGCAAAAGTATCGGGAGAAAATATCGGCTTTGGCAGAGCTGTATGTAAAGGGCTATGACTTCGATGCATGGGCGCTCTTTGAAGGAATGGACCTGAACAGACTTCGACTGCCTGCCTATGCTTTTACCAAAGACCGATACTGGATTACGGGCAGTACTCCGGAATCTGCCATTGTGCCGACGTCAGGCAGCGGAGGTATAGGTGAGCTTCATCCTGTACTGCATCGGAACACATCGGACTTTGCTGGGGTTCGTTACACTTCGGTTTTCACAGGAGAGGAATTTTTTCTCGCTCATCATGTCGTCGCCGGGAAGCGTGTATTACCAGGTGTCGTTTACTTGGAAATGGTTCGCGAGGCGGCTGAACAGGCCGGCAGAAAATGGTTAGGTGAGCGTAAGCGTATCGTCCTGAATCGGGTGGTGTGGTCGCAGCCTGTTATTGTGACGGATAGCTCCGTTGAGGTTCATGTGTCGCTTTCGGTGCAAAATGACGATAGCTGCAGCTTTCAAGTGTACAGCGTATCCGGTGAATTAGAGCAAGATCGTGTTCTTCATTGCGAAGGTTATGTCTCGTTTCGTTCGGCTGATCCGGCTACCAGGAAACAGCAAATTCAAGATTTCTTAAAATCCGGGCGAACCCCCGTCCCATCGCTCGTCTGTTATGAACGTATGAGGGGGATGGGTCTTCATTATGGTCCGGCTCATCAAGGAATTGAGCAACTATATCAAATGGACGGCTTTATTGCCGCTAAGCTGTTGCTGCCGGAACCCATTTCCGATACGCGAAATCACTTTGTTCTTCATCCGAGCATGATGGACGCCGCTTTGCAGACGGCGGTTTACAGTTATTCAAATGCGGGACAAACGACCGTTGGTGAAAGTAACAAGCCCTTGCTACCTTTTACGCTGAGAGAGCTCGAAATTATACGTCCGTGCGCTTCTGCTGCTTGGGCGATTGTAAGCCAGGAAGATGCGGAGGACAGCAAAAAGGCTAAACGTCTCCGTATTGATGTATGCGATGAGGATGGCAGCGTCTGTGTGAGCATCAAGGGCTTCGTCCTAAGGCCGCTTGAGGGCGGGTTCGCAGGCGGCGTCTCAGTTCCTGCAAAACCGGAGGCGTCAAAGGCATATGCGGGATTAATGGTGCCGCTATGGGACCCGATCACACCGGCTGCACGTAAAACGGATGCTCCGAAACTGCGAACCGTAATAGCTGGAGGTTCGGCAGCGAGCCGTGACAAGATATGGCGGGTTATTCCGAATGCGCAGGATGTAGAGCTACAGGTGGAGGATGACCTAGAAGTATTGGCACGAAAGCTGGGGCAGTGCGGCGAGATCGGCCATTTTGTTTGGATTGCGCCTGACGATTCGATAGAGTCAGCGGAATCGGATGCGATGCTTGCGGCGCAGCATGAAGGCGTGCTGTTCCTGTTTCGGATCATCAAAGTGCTGCTGATGCTTGGATATGGCGCAAAGCCGTTAAAGTGGAGCGTCATCACATTCCAAACGGTGCAGGTATTCCAGAAGGAAACGATTCAGCCGGCTCATGCAAGCCTGCATGGGCTTATCGGCTCGATGGCCAAGGAATATCCGAACTGGTCAGTTAGCTTTGCCGATTTGGAGCGGGAGGATGCCTGGCCGATTGAAGAGTTGATCGCATTGCCGCCTGATGACCGGGGCGACGTATGGGCATACCGGTCCAGGGAGTGGTACCGGCAGAAAATGATCCCGGCGCAGATCCCCAAACCCGAAGGTACATCCTATCGGAAGGGAGGAGTCTATGCGGTAATCGGCGGAACCGGCGGAATCGGAGAAGCATGGAGCGAATATATGATTCGCCAGTACCAGGCGAACATCGTCTGGATTGGCCGGCGGGAGATTGACGCCGGTATTCAGGAGAAGATCGATCGGCTGTCAAAACTGGGGCCGTCTCCGTGCTACATCCAAGCAGACGCAAAGGACGGGAAGGCACTGAAACTGGCGTACGAGAGCATAAAATCCAGCTACGGACAGATCCATGGCGTCATACACTCGGCAATTGTGCTTTTGGATCAAAGTTTGGCGAATATGTCGGAGGAACGGTTCGCAGCGGGATTGACGGCAAAGGTGGATGTGAGCGTACGGATCGTACAGGCATTCGGAAAGGAACCACTGGATTTCGTCTTGTTCTTCTCTTCCATGAACTCTTTTGCAAAACCAGGAGGTCAGAGCAATTACGCGGCAGGGTGCACCTTCAAAGATGCATTCGCACAGCGTCTGGCGATGGAATGGCCATGCAAAGTGAAGGTCATAAACTGGGGCTACTGGGGAGGAACAGGCATCGTTTCCTCGGAACATTACCAAAAGCGCATGGCACAAGCAGGGGTTGGCTCCATCGAGCCGGAAGAGGCGATGGACGCACTGGAGACGCTCCTTGCTGGGCCGTTTGACCAAATGATGCTAATCAAAACAACAAAGCCTTATCCGCTAATTGATATGAAGCATGATGAATGGATTGCAAACTATCCGGAACAGCTCTCGTCCAATATCCAACGGCTGATATCGGAGCGAAAGAGGCGCAGTGCATCGGAGCAGGAGTATCCTGTAGCAGCTTCTTCGGTATCTGTCGATGAGACAGCCGATCCTGTGCTGACGTACTTATCCGGTTTAGCCGCTGAATGGCTTCAAGTGGATTTCGGTGAAATTGGTGTGGATACTCGTCTGGAGGAATACGGGGTCGATGCGGTCGTTCTTAACGAAATGCTCACATCCGTAAATCAGCAGTATGATATCGATTTGCAGCCGGCCGAGCTGTCTGCTCAAGCATCGTTGCGTCAGATCGGTTCATATGTGCGCGAGGCAATAAGAATCGGCGCTGACAAGAGCTGA
- the fabD gene encoding ACP S-malonyltransferase: MEKKVVFMFSGQGSQYYHMGETLLAEGDVFKKWMTRLDQIAEPLVERSIMQLLYDPRHSKAESFDRTLFTHPALFMVQYALAQEMLHHGIFPDYVLGSSLGEFVAAAVSNIVDPEQALIAVIKQAQIFEMSCEGGGMLAVLDDPRTFRENPLLHHNSELAGVNYDGHFVIAGGNVGLDGIHTHLRDKGIASIRLPVSYAFHSREIDPAENAFISHLRTLSLQKPAIPFCSGMYGELVEAVRHEYFWDVVRQPMRFREAVTAMEREQPAVYLDLSPSGVLANFTKRLLKDDSSSESAVLLTVYGFDFEKMNELKRTIARPNDSITGGNDKSMIAYLFPGQGSQHVGMGEGLFDEFPDLTAKADAILGYSVKELCLNDPKHQLGNTAFTQPLLYTVNALMYMKKRKETGRRPDFVAGHSLGEYNALFAAEVFDFETGLRLVKKRGELMALAAGGGMAAVIGMQAQEVEDIICRNGHLEIDVANYNSPVQTVLSGRKDHIMEAQRIFEQAGAGMYIPLNVSGAFHSRYMNEAKKEFEQFLNNFTFNKPVIPVIANVSARPCPFNEIKRNLTEQITSSVNWTDTIRYLMGKEVELFEEVGPKDVLTKLTEKIRQSSSPLFVEDETPEEPSTNEQKNENNLPIVDRESVFMPSARKTITAASLGSPAFKERYGLKYAYVLGAMYKGIASAEMVVKAGKAGMLCFFGSGGLRITQIEEAIRDIQRQLRSGEPYGMNFLHHPDNQALEEAVADLYLKYGITVIEASSFITMTPALIKYRAKGLTRRADGTVEIRNKIIAKVSRPEVASNFLRPAPERIIERLVQEGKITQEEGRLLQMVPVADDLCVEADSGGHTDQGSAYVLMPTLIRLRDDMVREHGYTSEISVGAAGGIGTPEAAAAAILLGADFLVTGSINQCTVEAATSDAAKDLLQQANVQDTDYAPAGDMFEIGAKIQVLKKGLFFPARANKLYDLYRHFNALEEIDEATRERLQDKFFHRSFEEIYQEVIAHKAPAEIEKAERNPKHKMALIFKWYFSYSTRLAMTGSKEHKVDYQIHCGPALGAFNQWVLGTELEHWRNRHIDQIGEMLLNETAALLNRRISELVGN, from the coding sequence ATGGAGAAAAAAGTCGTGTTTATGTTCTCGGGTCAAGGCTCCCAATATTATCACATGGGTGAGACGCTCCTGGCCGAGGGAGATGTATTCAAAAAATGGATGACCCGGCTGGATCAAATTGCCGAACCGTTAGTTGAGCGGTCCATTATGCAGTTGCTCTATGACCCTCGACATTCGAAAGCAGAATCCTTCGATCGCACACTTTTTACTCATCCGGCTCTTTTTATGGTGCAGTACGCCTTGGCACAAGAAATGCTTCATCACGGGATCTTTCCTGATTATGTGCTGGGTAGCAGTCTCGGGGAATTTGTCGCGGCCGCTGTCTCCAATATTGTGGACCCGGAGCAGGCCCTCATTGCTGTCATCAAACAGGCTCAAATCTTTGAGATGAGTTGTGAAGGCGGGGGGATGCTGGCTGTATTGGATGATCCGCGCACCTTTCGGGAGAACCCGCTCTTACATCACAACAGCGAGCTGGCAGGAGTTAACTACGATGGGCATTTTGTGATCGCGGGCGGTAATGTGGGCTTGGACGGCATTCATACGCATTTGAGGGATAAAGGTATTGCTTCCATTCGGCTTCCTGTCTCCTACGCGTTCCATTCTAGGGAAATTGATCCTGCCGAAAACGCGTTTATCAGTCATCTTCGTACTTTATCGCTTCAGAAACCGGCCATTCCTTTTTGTTCCGGCATGTATGGAGAATTGGTTGAAGCTGTGAGACACGAATACTTCTGGGATGTGGTCAGGCAGCCGATGAGGTTTCGGGAAGCAGTAACTGCTATGGAGCGGGAACAGCCGGCCGTTTATTTGGATTTGAGCCCTTCGGGGGTGCTAGCAAATTTCACGAAACGGCTTCTTAAGGACGATTCAAGCTCTGAAAGCGCTGTGCTTCTGACGGTATACGGTTTTGACTTCGAGAAAATGAATGAGCTCAAGCGAACGATTGCACGACCAAATGACTCGATTACGGGAGGGAACGATAAAAGCATGATCGCATATCTTTTTCCAGGACAAGGCTCGCAGCACGTTGGCATGGGGGAGGGGCTTTTTGATGAATTTCCGGATTTGACTGCAAAGGCGGATGCCATTCTTGGTTATTCGGTAAAGGAGCTATGCCTGAACGATCCGAAGCATCAGCTGGGCAACACAGCTTTTACCCAACCGCTTTTATACACGGTCAATGCTCTGATGTATATGAAGAAAAGAAAGGAAACAGGCAGACGTCCCGACTTTGTAGCCGGTCATAGCTTGGGCGAGTATAACGCCCTGTTTGCGGCAGAGGTTTTCGATTTCGAAACCGGACTGCGTCTCGTTAAGAAGCGGGGCGAGCTGATGGCCCTGGCTGCTGGTGGAGGAATGGCGGCAGTAATCGGCATGCAAGCGCAAGAGGTTGAAGACATTATTTGCCGGAATGGACACTTGGAAATCGACGTTGCCAATTATAATTCGCCCGTGCAAACCGTCTTGTCGGGGCGAAAAGACCATATAATGGAGGCGCAGCGCATTTTTGAACAGGCCGGGGCAGGGATGTATATTCCGCTTAATGTCAGCGGCGCATTCCATTCCCGGTATATGAATGAAGCGAAGAAAGAATTCGAGCAATTTTTGAATAACTTTACCTTCAACAAGCCTGTTATCCCTGTCATCGCAAACGTGTCTGCCCGTCCCTGTCCGTTCAACGAAATCAAACGCAACTTGACTGAGCAAATCACAAGCTCCGTCAATTGGACGGACACCATTCGCTATTTAATGGGAAAAGAGGTAGAGCTGTTCGAGGAGGTCGGGCCTAAGGACGTGCTTACAAAGTTGACGGAGAAGATCAGGCAGTCGAGCTCTCCGTTATTCGTAGAGGATGAAACGCCGGAAGAGCCGAGCACAAACGAACAAAAGAACGAGAACAACCTGCCGATCGTTGACAGGGAATCGGTCTTTATGCCCAGCGCCCGGAAGACAATCACTGCAGCTTCGCTTGGCAGCCCGGCATTCAAGGAACGGTATGGTCTGAAATATGCCTATGTTTTGGGAGCCATGTACAAGGGGATTGCCTCGGCTGAAATGGTTGTGAAAGCCGGAAAGGCCGGCATGCTCTGTTTCTTTGGCTCCGGAGGACTAAGGATTACGCAAATCGAGGAAGCGATTCGGGACATTCAGCGCCAATTACGCAGCGGCGAGCCCTATGGAATGAATTTTCTTCACCATCCGGATAACCAGGCTCTCGAAGAAGCGGTTGCAGATCTTTACTTGAAGTACGGCATAACCGTAATAGAGGCTTCTTCCTTCATTACGATGACTCCTGCGCTAATTAAATATCGGGCGAAGGGACTGACAAGAAGAGCGGACGGAACGGTGGAGATTCGAAATAAAATTATCGCCAAGGTTTCCAGGCCGGAGGTCGCATCTAATTTCCTAAGGCCGGCACCGGAGCGGATCATTGAGAGGCTTGTTCAAGAAGGTAAAATCACACAGGAAGAAGGTCGCTTGCTGCAAATGGTGCCGGTTGCCGACGATCTGTGCGTCGAAGCGGATTCGGGCGGACATACCGATCAAGGCAGCGCGTATGTGCTCATGCCGACGTTGATCAGGCTGCGTGACGACATGGTACGCGAACATGGTTATACGAGCGAGATTTCCGTAGGTGCTGCCGGAGGGATCGGAACTCCTGAGGCGGCGGCTGCCGCGATATTGCTAGGTGCGGATTTCCTTGTGACTGGTTCTATTAACCAATGTACGGTGGAGGCTGCGACTAGTGATGCCGCTAAAGACCTTCTGCAGCAGGCGAATGTGCAGGATACCGATTATGCTCCGGCGGGCGATATGTTTGAAATTGGCGCCAAGATACAGGTTTTAAAGAAGGGCCTGTTTTTCCCCGCAAGAGCGAATAAATTGTATGATCTGTACCGGCATTTCAACGCCTTGGAAGAAATAGACGAGGCGACAAGGGAGCGTCTTCAGGATAAGTTTTTCCATCGCTCCTTTGAAGAAATCTATCAGGAAGTGATAGCACACAAAGCTCCTGCCGAAATCGAGAAGGCGGAGCGTAATCCGAAGCATAAAATGGCCCTTATATTCAAGTGGTATTTCTCCTATTCGACGCGGTTGGCGATGACGGGCAGCAAGGAACATAAGGTAGATTACCAAATTCATTGCGGTCCTGCGCTCGGAGCATTTAACCAGTGGGTGCTGGGTACGGAGCTGGAGCATTGGAGAAACCGTCATATCGATCAGATTGGCGAGATGCTGCTGAATGAAACGGCAGCCCTGTTGAACCGCCGAATTTCCGAATTGGTTGGCAATTGA
- a CDS encoding MBL fold metallo-hydrolase, translated as MSESYQIHTICTSYLNKLSNYNYLIVDKATKLAALVDPSWEIDRILTVIEELDVKLQAILLTHSHFDHVNLVELLSVRYGPNVYISEKEARYYAFSAPNLHTVNDLDTISLGNTTITCMLTPGHTAGSACYLLSGCLITGDTLFIEGCGRCDTTGGNPDDMFDSLQKIRDTVPIYARIYPGHSYGKEPGYPLWYLLENNIYFHLVKRAQFISFRMRHAQGYGSDSKERR; from the coding sequence ATGAGCGAATCCTATCAGATCCATACCATTTGTACCAGCTATCTCAATAAATTGTCCAATTACAATTATTTAATCGTCGATAAAGCGACAAAGCTGGCCGCTCTTGTAGATCCTTCTTGGGAGATCGATCGAATTTTGACGGTGATCGAGGAGCTGGACGTGAAGCTGCAGGCCATTTTGTTAACTCATTCCCATTTTGATCACGTCAATCTTGTGGAATTGCTAAGTGTGCGGTATGGGCCCAATGTGTACATATCAGAGAAGGAAGCGCGGTATTACGCGTTTTCTGCGCCCAATTTACATACAGTTAACGATTTGGATACCATTTCGCTGGGCAACACCACGATTACCTGTATGCTTACGCCGGGCCATACAGCCGGAAGCGCCTGTTATCTATTGTCCGGTTGTTTGATAACAGGAGATACGCTATTTATCGAAGGCTGCGGCAGATGCGATACAACCGGCGGAAATCCGGATGATATGTTCGACAGCTTGCAAAAAATACGAGACACCGTGCCGATCTACGCCAGAATCTATCCTGGACATTCATACGGGAAAGAGCCTGGATATCCACTTTGGTATTTATTGGAGAACAACATCTATTTTCACCTTGTGAAACGCGCGCAATTCATTTCGTTCCGAATGCGTCATGCTCAAGGCTATGGCTCGGATTCGAAAGAGAGACGATAG
- a CDS encoding 4'-phosphopantetheinyl transferase family protein encodes MQWRSFEKYIVLNRPDLIMNAGLSFVHISEDKKPGIDPLIFGLDEIEDYRKMKYDVGKRNYVLGRIAAKRAASTMMSRSDLTKITISRGVFGQPVLHTGSPDKLAVSISHCQCMGAAIVFPEGSPMGIDVEAINPSRNETMASLMTAAEMESGATVISNKAFLLTLLWSSKEALSKVLRTGLTIPFELLEIETIQSYSGFYVSTFTNFPQYSAKTYLTGGYVWSIVAPRKSEWHLDPLQMQNHFLAFDCGCSK; translated from the coding sequence TTGCAGTGGCGTTCGTTCGAGAAATACATCGTGTTGAATAGGCCTGATCTAATCATGAACGCCGGACTAAGCTTCGTTCATATCAGCGAGGATAAGAAACCTGGGATAGATCCGCTTATATTCGGCCTCGACGAAATAGAAGATTATCGAAAAATGAAATATGATGTCGGAAAGAGAAATTATGTGCTAGGCAGAATAGCTGCCAAACGAGCGGCTTCGACAATGATGAGCCGGTCTGATTTAACAAAGATAACCATTAGCCGGGGAGTCTTCGGACAGCCAGTTCTTCATACCGGTAGCCCGGATAAATTAGCGGTCAGCATTTCTCATTGCCAATGCATGGGAGCTGCTATTGTTTTCCCCGAAGGAAGCCCAATGGGAATCGATGTGGAAGCTATCAATCCGTCAAGAAACGAAACAATGGCCAGTCTAATGACAGCGGCGGAGATGGAGAGCGGCGCAACTGTTATTAGCAACAAAGCATTCTTGTTAACGTTGTTGTGGTCCAGCAAAGAGGCGCTATCAAAGGTGCTTCGTACGGGACTTACCATCCCGTTCGAATTGCTGGAGATCGAAACGATTCAGTCTTACAGCGGGTTTTATGTGAGTACGTTCACGAATTTTCCGCAGTACAGCGCCAAAACGTACCTGACTGGCGGCTACGTCTGGTCAATCGTAGCCCCTCGCAAAAGCGAGTGGCATTTAGATCCCTTGCAAATGCAAAATCATTTTCTGGCATTCGATTGCGGCTGCAGTAAATGA
- the loaP gene encoding antiterminator LoaP codes for MNWYALYVETGYEERVAKFLSDKFSSHQLRAVVPKRRLPERKQGLITHPLKIMFPGYLLIQTNLDTKTYYDIKETPRIFRLLNSNKQTRQRSDGLLEVSQIQEAEIRPILKLLDTDGVLGYSTLMMTGSKITVKKGPLAGKEGIIKKVNRRKKRAKIAIDFLGDERMIDVGIEILE; via the coding sequence ATGAATTGGTATGCCCTTTATGTAGAGACCGGATACGAAGAACGAGTGGCCAAATTTCTTTCGGATAAATTCTCTTCTCACCAATTAAGGGCCGTTGTACCGAAAAGAAGGCTTCCTGAACGAAAACAGGGTCTTATTACCCACCCTTTAAAAATTATGTTTCCGGGTTATCTACTCATTCAAACGAATTTGGACACGAAGACATACTACGACATTAAAGAAACACCCAGAATCTTCAGACTACTAAATAGCAATAAGCAGACAAGACAACGATCGGATGGTTTACTGGAAGTGTCCCAAATCCAGGAAGCAGAAATCCGTCCGATTTTAAAATTGCTGGACACAGACGGGGTGCTCGGATATTCAACCTTAATGATGACCGGCTCCAAAATTACCGTCAAGAAAGGTCCCCTTGCCGGAAAAGAAGGAATAATAAAGAAAGTGAACCGTCGAAAGAAAAGAGCCAAAATTGCAATTGACTTTCTGGGAGACGAGAGAATGATTGACGTTGGAATTGAAATATTGGAATAA
- the smpB gene encoding SsrA-binding protein SmpB, which translates to MSKDKAGTKTIAQNRKARHDYHIEQVYEAGIELTGTEIKSVRAARVQLKDSFARVHNGELLLYNVHISPYEQGNRFNHEPERTRKLLMRRLEILKLNGLIRERGYSLVPLSIYLKGGWAKVELALVKGKKNYDKREDLKKKESARDIERALRERQKG; encoded by the coding sequence ATGTCAAAAGATAAGGCCGGAACCAAGACAATCGCCCAAAACCGAAAAGCGCGCCACGATTACCACATCGAGCAAGTATACGAGGCAGGCATTGAGCTGACCGGTACGGAGATCAAGTCCGTGCGTGCGGCGCGTGTCCAGCTCAAGGACAGCTTCGCCCGTGTGCACAATGGCGAATTGCTTCTGTACAATGTGCACATCAGTCCGTACGAGCAGGGAAATCGTTTTAACCATGAGCCAGAGCGGACTCGCAAGCTCCTGATGCGCCGCTTGGAAATCCTCAAGCTCAATGGTCTGATTCGCGAAAGAGGGTACTCGCTGGTCCCGCTCAGCATTTATTTGAAGGGCGGCTGGGCCAAGGTCGAGCTCGCACTTGTCAAAGGGAAAAAGAACTACGACAAGCGCGAAGACCTCAAGAAAAAAGAGTCTGCACGTGATATCGAGCGTGCTCTGCGCGAACGCCAAAAAGGCTGA